TCTACCGACTACAAAGAAACAACTACAGGGCACCTACTACACCCAATCGACGTCAggagtggtttgaatagagagttaaaatgagatgatttgaattaaaaattaaataaaatattattttttaatattattattttaaaatttaaaaaaatttaattgtttattatattttacataaaattttaaaaaacttgtaataataaaatgagatggattatatcatttttcaatccaaacagGGCAGAAACTGGtcaatttaaaaagtaataGGGGATTCAACGGATGCCCGAACAACAACAAAATTGGAATCAACAACaaatacttttaattaatttttttaaaaggaaatgcTTCCATTACTGACAGTTGGGCCAGCATCCGAAATTAGGAATTTCAAGTTCGCATTTCACGAGTTGAAATAAGAAGACTGGGGATTAAAAAATGCACAATTGAAAATGAAGTTGTCAAACATCATCTGCATCACTGCCACCACTATGTGCTCCATGGCTTACCCAGTAATTGCTTCCATCAGGACCTGACACCATGTACCTGCTCAAAAATAATGAACTCTACAACCATCATTAacccataataataataataatacataaaatcagaattttctttctccaagTATCTACCGACCGCTCAAGCACAGATTTTCCTTCCTTGTACTTCTGGCTCTTTTCGTGGGCAGTctcctgaaaaagaaaaaggaaacaaaaacccATCAAAACAGCTATCACAGAACAAATATggaccaaaatttttttaactccCTGCCTCTAAATCTTACATATTTCCACCCTACTATCGATCCACATCCAACACAAAATATGTCTGCAACAGTGTGCATCCCAGTCATCATCAATCTCTCCTCTTTTTCACCAACAGACACATTCACTCTGTCAAGAATAGGGGATGAGAatgaaaccaaaaagaaaatgcatCAATTATTATGATTTCAAATAAGCATGTGAGTGGGGCTGGCCATATTAATCATCTCCTCCAGGAATATCCCATTTACTCGAATCAGCTAAGGATCGAAAATGATACAAAAAAACATAGgtgcaaataaagaaaaacaacttcttACAGACAACAAACCAAGTTCATTTAACCATATATGATAAGTAAAGCGTAAAGGCAACTGAGAAAATGTATATCTTTAGACAGTTCCAGAATGAGCATAATATGTACAAACTGGATCTTGTTCATGTCTCTTGAAGCACAAAACAGTAGTATGTTTCAATAGCACAGCATTTTCTTGGTCAATCAGTACAATATTTGTAACTTGAAATTTTTCATTGGCAagttttagagtttttggtccaattcaaaAATAGCTATAGGCAGATTACTTGGTGTTATTGTATGATGATGATATGcccaaaattaaagaaacttaCACCTTCTTGAAGAGATAAGCTTTCCCATGCCTGCATTGGAAAGACTGAAAAAAAACAACACACGCAGAACATGTAATCAGAAAATCTGCTAATTATAGAACTCTCAATCAACAGTTGTTGGACGGTGGAAATTAAACATGTAGAAAGTAACTGGCGCCAATTAGTCCTGTTCAATTGTATTACTTGTGGTGATAGACATTCGTGCACATATACACATAGACTTGTGTATCCAAGCTTAAAAGCATCTATATGAATTTGCAAGACACAATTATGGTCAAAATGTTATAGAtgcttttctcaaaaaataaaaatgacaaagaTAGTTCTCCCTTATTAGAAACATTCCTGAAGTTCTGAGAAAGTCGTCTATGCTCCCTCTGTATGCATGCAGTTCATACAACTAGAAGCTGATTAAAAACCATTTTGATAGGTTAAGAAGCACAAGTtgaagacacaaacatacaagaaattcactTCTCAATTAAAAAACATACCCAAATTTTAATACTGTTGGGGATGATTACTATCATTACACCCcaatttagattttttcataCGTATTTTACCTCATTAAGGGCATGTTtgggtaatgagatgagatgagaatttcatgaatggtagtgaaatagtttgagttaagatgttttatggatttgggaagagagagagagagaaagagttgaatatataaatattataaagttaaaaaattgtttgaatattctttttattttgaattttgaaaaatttgtataatcttttatgttttgtttggaagtttgggaaaattgtaatgattagatgaaaaggttaaaaatttgaaattaaagtgttttgtatttgagtgatgtttggtaATGAATTTATAAGAAGTTtcaagatgaaatgagatgttcTCAACTCATCTTCCTTCCCAAAACATGGCCTAAGATACAGAAGGTAAATATGTGATATCCAACAATGAAGCATTAGAATCAATTTAAACCCCAAATACAATTAAACAAACAACCTGCCATGAAGAAATTACAAACAGagcgagagaaagagatagatccCCTGAGCTTCTAGATCACAAATAACTATATTGTATCGGGAATGCAAGCAATCAGGATTCTAATCACAATATCCTAGATTACATGACTCGGGAAGCCTTATCAAGCTCAAGCTCGCTTTTGAGCGTACTTAAAAACAAGAATCATATGTACATTATTACAATCAAAAGACATAATGCCTGAATCAACCCTAATTTTGGAGGTCAAAATACTCCAACAGTCTGATCAATACTCAACCAAATAAGCAGATTTACCAATTACTTACTACCCATAATGAACGAAATACTGCTATGTAATGATGATCACAcacctaaatatatatatatatatattttttttttctcattgttCAGATCTTAACTTAGTTCTCCACAATGATAAAAATCCTACTAATCTTTTGTACTATCAATAGAGTTTACTAATCAAAAAAGATTACCGATAaactaacttattaaaaaacGATATTACCATATGCAATTCAGTATTGATTATCCCATAAACATACTTTTAAACAAATGCAAGTACAAAATTCATCAAAGAGCAAACAAACGAGTTGAAAAACGGTATAACCAAGCAAATCAACAACACCCCGATGCAAATTCCATCGATGTCCCAAGTTAGAGACGTTTAACTAATTAAAAGAAGGCAAGTGATCAAAAGCAACCTTGGAAACGATGTCTTCAGAAAGTGCAAGATGGGTCCCGCAGTACTTGCAGCTATAGATCTTCCCCTCGAGATTCACCACAAACAACCTCCCCATGCCTTCTCACAAAGATCTTATATAACCCGAATCTATCAAACAAAACCGAAGAGCGTATGAAAAATCAGAAGGAGGGTGGTCGTTGAGAAAGtggacagaaaaataaaaacactagcTTGAATGAAAAGGCACGtcaaaaaataagagaagatgAAGCAGTTGTGCCCAAAGAAAGCAAAAGGGAGAtgcaagagaaagaagaaaactaGATTCGCTGAATATTACCCTTGCTTTCGGTGTAGGCTGTAGTTGCAATAAACGCGGACCGAGAAGCCATCACATTCCATCCGTTTTAAATTACTGAGTCTGTAAAAGTGAACCCTGACAAGACAAGACGTGTATACTAcggttttttttccctctctcccgAGGCTAGATTCTTTCGGTAGGTCTGGCCATAGCTCTTTGGAAAATGCcacagttaataacttaattgGAGAAAGAGAATAACTTCAAAGAGATTTATCCGATGGAGTGAACAACGGCAACCAATAGATATAAGCCACGTAAAGAATACATGTTGAATCTGGTGCGTTGCGCTgtagtaaaaaatattatttatatttaaataaagagaATATTATACACAGtcgtaaaattataaatctcatataattactttataaaaaaataaaattcacgattaaaaagttaattttttttcatatatattttatattaatttatttttttcaaaacgactacaTATCACTTGTACAactatgattataaatatcattttttatttaaataatgctACGATAGGCAACTGGGAAAtctttgtaaataaattaatgaatttttaaatttactattttttaacggtgaatttatgtttttaaaggGAATATTCGGATCTTTTGCgttttaaaactatataaaatattattttatataattataattctatttatataattatgcgtgataaaaatcttaaattaaatTCGGATTGAATAAAAAACTTCACTCAGGCAGCGTTTAAGAATATTTCAGTATtctcaatatttattattattatttattattttattattattatttattaatttttatatattttttatttttatttattattttattattatttgttacatatttttttattactattcataattattctcaacacccaaattCATCATAGacaatcttttaaataaaaaaataatatttataatcgtaaACTATGTAAGCGCcacgtaatcgttttgaaaaaaatatttaaatacagaatgtatataaaaatattaattttttaataataaatttaattatttttttaaaaataattatacgatactTGTATAATCTACTATTATACAtagcattaatcttatttaAAGGAATTACTAGTTTTTCTATTTTgaggaattattattttctactgCCAAACGTGCCTTCGAGTTCTTTACTCAAACTCCGAAACAAATTCTTTGTCCAGCCCCTAATTTTGCTTGTACAAGTCcgttaacatttttttttttttttccccttggaATGTATGTTGAAACATCAGCTTTAAGTGTTCAGATCAATTCTTGGATCCTTGAGTAAAaatagaaccaaaaaaaaaaaaaaaagggcagtTTTTTATGTAAGTGGATGCTCTGTTGAATGAAATATCTTACGTTTGGTACCAAACCTAATCTTGTAATGATGCAATTGTTTATATTAGTATAATAAATCCAACCTTCAGTCAACTAAAAGTTGAAAGCAAAATCGTGAATATGATCTACTTATGTCAATTGGTTACAAAAtgacaaaattacaaacaaaaaaaaaaatgcccatAATTGAAAACTAGCCATCCAATAGCTCCTTCCGACTTTACttgtttattttgtaataattgtaGGGCTTATTCTACTCACCAAGAAACTAAATTGGTaatgtatttattataaaagaaacGTTAAGAAAAACTTATTTATTCACGTGTTAGCTATGAAATATAggaaattatcaaatttaaattttttaaaagaattaataaaatgaatttgtacataaaatttgaagtatatatatcattactcgTATTATAATTGTAGAATAAAATTCAATGGTATCGAGGTGTCAAAAAATAGActtgttaatatatttttcgATTATTATATGCGGCCTATAATTTGCAAataactctttattttttaattttattgttttaaatttagagttttgttatttatcatctcatatattatatttaatttaattttttaaaatttttaaaatttttaattttaattttaaattaattaaatttttttatttattatctatatactacatatttaataaaaaaatataatgtgtgATTTATGGGACgaataatagaatttttcttaaatttattttcttccctcTTGGGCCGTGCAAACTTGCAATGTTGGCCTTAATTTTTAAGCAACAACAAACGGCAGTTCTCCCAACTCAAAGATCAGAGAGAAAATCGAAAACAGTACGTCGTATTGCAGCAgagcaacttgagctgaaaaCCCCGGAGGGGTGGGCGAAAACAAGCACGCACCAAAGTCGCCCCGAAACGTTGCCACGTGTCGACTTGATGAACCTTCCACAAATATCATCTTGGCATCTTTGGCCCGATCATCGCTTTACCCTGTCTTTGGATTTGGtatttttgctctgtttttgtCATACCCTTTTCTCTTCCATCAAAGAGGTACGTCCGGTTTCtgtttttaatagttttattaaattttaattgcaaAATTGGCACGCTATGGTGAAGATATTCATCGGCTATAtcaaatgttttttcttttctcttcctccccGTTGATGGGTATTTTTCAAGCTTCGAGTAAATAAAATGGGTACCAAATTTGTTCCTTTGAGTTTGGGCTTATTTATTTACAAAGTTATGAACTTTAGACTCTTTTTTTGGGTATCTTGTCTCAGTTGTTATaggagttatttattttaagctGCCATGCGCTACTtgcaaagaaaatagaagaaaagaaagagaaagaaagagccTGCTGACATGTGATGTGTTTAGACGGTCAACCTCAATCTTCTTTTGGTAAAAATAAAGGGCAAAAGTATTGTACTTTGTGGCTTATGCATCGAAGAATTAACATTTATTCTGCGCATGAGAGCTTCAACAATCAAAAGTAATACCTTATGTGATCACTGCTACTGAAACCAAACTCAGATGTCGCGCTAAACACATCTTAACATATGTAGGAATAAATTGGGTAACGATGACAATCATCTCTTGCGTGGACTGCAATCGTGATGATCGAAGTTTAGccaaactcaaataatttcCATTTCTTCATCTGCTAGTTAGGTAATGGTGTCCTGCATAGACTTGTCTTTGATCGAATTATGTTATGTCAGGGATCTTTATATTGAAATGAAGGTTGCGAAGGGAAAAGCGTCAACAAGGAAGGACAAATTGGAAGTATCAAAGCCAGTTGAGGAGAGGTACTATTCATGTCTGTTAAATTTTGTATCCATCGATGTTTTCTGAATAACTTGGTTATTTTAAGTGCCACCTCTCGTCAGATTTTGTAATGTTAGGTTCAACGTGGAATATTGATTAGCAAGTCTTAGGGACATCCTTGTTTCATTCTTTAGTGAATGCTGTTGTCTTCGTGTTTTCCATTTTCAGAAAGGTTGGAAAGCGAAAGGCAGCAGTTAAGGCTGATAAGAGTCACTTGAAATGGgccaagaaaacaaaattggaCAAGAAAGATCCTAACAAACCAAAGAGGCCTGCTActgccttttttgtttttctgtaaGTCTATCCTTTTTCCAATGGTTGGCGTGCAGGGTTTTCCTTTTCATATTCGTAAAGACTTACTGAAAGCATACAATGGAATTACTGCAGTGAAGAGTTCAGAAAGACTTACAAGGAAGAGCATCCCAACGAGAAGGCTGTTTCAGTTGTAAGCAGCTTCCTAATATTATGTGTCCGTATCAGTTCCATGTGTTGTGAGAGTTTTTGATAAGCCATTTTATCTGGAATAGAAACTAATCTAGCTACTCGATGCTGTGCTGAAGGTTGGGAAAGCAGGGGGTGGGAAGTGGAAATCCATGTCTGCTGCGGTAAGTACTCTAGTGTTTCCCTTGAAAGGTACTTGAActgtttaaaatgaattgaggaCAATAAGTCGTGCAATTGCCTCTGAAGCTGGTTAATTTAACTTGAAAGCCTGTGGATTCTGTTTGTAAAGGCGCTGCATAAACCTTTCACTATTGCTTCAACTAGACCTGGCTACGCACCAAGCAGATGTTCGAAGATTTAGGAACTTCAGTGGTGTGGCCAGGCAAATGCCAGTCTTGTGTAGCCTACAGGTGCCCTTAACTAATTTGTATTGCTTTGGCTGAGGAAAGGACTGGACTGGATGACGGAAATGGACATATGCATGTGTTCCTTGACTGATTTTGCAAGTTGGAAATTTAGTAGATATGTGAACTGGTTGTTATAACTAGCTAGTTATGGAAAGGGTATTAAGTTTTTTTAGTGCTGTAAGTTCTATTCTCCTTACATGATTCGTAGCTACAGAAATATAGATGCTCTTTGCATTTCTTAACTGATATTTTATTGGAATCGATTTTGGCAGGATAAATCTCCATATGAAGTGAAAGCTGCGCAAAAGAAGTCAGATTATGAGAAGCTTATGATAGCATACAACAAAAAACAGGTAAGGTTTTGGAACATTTGTTTAGGAGAATCTAAGGCTTCATCCTTTGCTACTTCTTTTAGTCTCTTGACTCAATTGTTAACTCAGGAAAGTGtcaatgatgatgaagatgaacaGTCAAAATCTGCACTgaatgatgaagatgatggGGAAAGTGGGGAGGTAGCTACACTCTAAAACTCCATGTACTAGCTGCATATCCTTCCTTTCAGGCCTTACTGTAGTGGTTTTCATCTAATAGTAAAAgaaattttctcattttcctaATTTCTAACCATTGCTTACGTTTTTGGTTGTCCAGTTAGAAATATAAACTGCACTTTGAAATAATCCATTTAGCAGCATAAGCATTCAAATTTTAAAGCACTCGACACTGAATTATTCTAGATTTACGTAAACAATTCAATGTCATCAGTTATCCATCATGAGACAATATCCTACCACCCTTGTTTTACTTCTCCTCTGTCTCTCTGTGTCCATATCAAATCACTGACAACTCAAGTTTTCTGAACCTCATTTTTTGTGTTTCTCTGTATTTTTTGTTCATCATATTGATTAGAGAATTTGTTTTACCTGCCTCCTACGCGCATCCTTGGATTGAAAACAATTAGCTTTACTGAATGCATGAGAGAACTACCCTTCTGCCTAGGTGGAGAGTTGCGAACTTGTGAACTTATTTGGCCTGCTGTTGGTAAAAACTGAAAGGGGCAATTGGTTTGTAAGCAGTACTTgacttttttgttgttgttaacTTGTTATCATTATCGTATATACCTACTGGCTGTCTATTTACCCTCCATTATCCATCAGATTGTTTCATTTATATGAATCTCTCCTAACACAAGTTGGCTTTTACTTGTGTAtaggaagaagatgatgacgagGATGAGGACGATGACTGAATCTTGCATGCCATGTAATTTGATTATGTGAAGTGTCCAGTGCACGAGCTATAGACCTTGTACTGTTGTACATTTGGGCATGTTTTTATAAAGGTTGATTACCTGAGATTGAAAATGCAACCCTTACAGACTGCTTATGTAACCACCCTCGTCAGTTGAAAGTTCACGTGTATCTATAATAATTCCTCATCTGTTTCTTGTATCTGCAGTACTTGGATTGCCCTACAATATCAATCTGACACAGATATTAAAATTCTACAAGAATTCAACCATGCTTAACTATAACTTTCAGGTTGATATTAGGTCGGTCGATATTAGTGTTGGATCATAGATTCACGTCTAGACTCGGCGGCATATTCCCTGTCCGTTGCTTCTGTTCAACACCAGGGGCTCGTATCCACGTCCGTGGATTCCCAGCACAGTTGTCAGCCACGTCCACGGATCACGACGTGTTGCCGATCAATTCATGAGAGAAACAGGTAGTTGAGAAGTGCGTACTTCCAACGACTGGTTCCATGTGAAGCCCATATATAGGATCCATAAAACATGCTCAACGTACTAAACACATCCGAGATCGGTCAAAATGGGCCTACCCTTTTCAAGAAATATATTACGTTTTTTAAATTGGTTCTGAAACACAGCCCACCCATGATGCCATTACTCCAACCCAAGCTACCTGCAGATTCACCCGAATAACAATTTGTGATTATCATCTAAGCTTTTCTTATGGCAGGTTACCTGCCGTTCGATCAATTTGGATGCGAGTTTCCTgtggtccatatatatattgagctGAAAATTAACTGTTCGTTTAATGGTGaagaagtctttttttttttcctaatcaaaTGGTGaagaagtcttttttttttttcctaatcaaaTGGTGAAGAAGTCTTATCAAATCATTGTCCATCTTAAGCTGATCCTTGTATATAAAAAGCAAGAGACTTTTTTTAACCCATTATTATACACAGTTATAGGGTACAATCCGGCTTTGAAATGTCGGAACATGATCATGCGGACACCTAGAAATTAACCATGATTCACACGTGTTGATGTCGGAACATGTTGCCGGAAAGCCAAAACATGATGGCCACATGGTCGCTTCCGACACGCCAAAGTGGACTACAAGcgccatcatcatcatcatcaaccaaAAGCTAAAGctaaagctaaaagaaaagccaccCACAATGGCAACACAAAACctatcttcttttattttcttgtgtttttaTGCCAATCACGATTTTAACCTATTGCTCAGGCTTTTATCATTGTATCGCATAATCTCCAGCATTAATAATTCCTGATGTCAGTTCCAACAACATGATCGATGGTTCTGTCAGTAGTGTGAATATGTCGTTGCACTTGTTGGCGTAGGAGTTTTGTCGTTGATTTTACGCATTCACGTGTGGCAGGGTCAGAATTCTTTTGCGCTGTTGCTAGCTTAGTTCTGTGAAAATTAAGCTATAGATGAATAACTGAGTCGATTGGGGAATGATTGGTGAGGGGACATGTCACATGCATGGGGTTGAAAAAAGTCTTGAAATGCTGCTTCAATATTCGAATAAAGTATTGGGCACTAGAGGACATGCAACTAGCATGCAACAACAGTTGTATTATAAAGCAACCAAACCCACTAAAAATTCAACAGAATTTGCCTAACATTTTCCGTCAAACTTATCACTGACCACCGCTTGGAGGAAGTTAATTCATTAAATGTTTGTCGTATTTtgaaattagttttttaatttcaaatttcattatttatattatatttttaacagttAATACACTTATACGCCGAAAACATCCTGTGTCATgcacctgtttttttttttttttttttttccttaagagTGTCATGCACGTGTTTACTTTATTAAAGAGTTCTCAAGTCCACTTGCAGCACACCGgccttattaaaaaataaaaaggaaatttgACGAAAAATAGAGGAATGGGTTTCAGACTTTcatcaagaaaattatttattttactccgaattattttttattaaaataattatttaattacaaataatcataaataaCTTATTATAAATACTTATTTTTCAAACCGATATCAACCTCGCCAACAGCTCCAGCGCAAAGGGAATCAGGAAACCCCTCCCCATCCATAACACGGTAGAAAGTCTCCgatgtttaattttattagaaacaTAAATTGATCTGTACATGGCGGAGCATGGGTTTTCGTAGACTGATATGAGTGTATGCTTTCACCTGCGCATGGCATGGAGGGTGATGTAACATTTCTTTTGATCCTGAGGTTGGAATGTCAGTAGAAACTTGAACGTGTTAATTAATTACGAGGGGGAATCTTGCATGCATGGGTTTCAAGATATTACAGGCATGGCCCAAAAGGCGCAGCCTGTGATCAGCTGGCAGTGGTGAATTAAGTGATTTATGCAAATTTCTTGGCGTTGGCAAGCAAAACGTTGCACGTGGCTGGTTAGTTGGTTTAATGATTTGATATTTTCCCATCTAATGGGGAGTTGCAGGAGTAACTTGGATTTCTTCAAGATATTCTCCTTTAGTAAAATTTAAAGCCTAAAAAcagtataaataaatacaaatatctTATGAAAAGacaacaaaacatgcatatatagCTGAGCTGTTAAGCAGCTGGGGAACGTGGTGGTTTTAACTTCATGTCAATCACTTTCGCTTGCAAAGCTATACGCCAAAAACACAGAAACAGCCACAAAGCAACTGAGCAATGCATGTGAAGTTGCCCCGTTTGTACGCCTTTAATCGTAGCCCTCTAATTAATTATCTCCGACGTCGACCCTGGCCTCCCTCTTCCGATCTCTTCTGAGGGTCAATGTCGCTAATGTCATTAAACTCACTTTTTGACAATAGAACCGCACGTGCACCCATTCGTGCGAGTAGcagatcaaaaaaatattattaatagcAGGCCAGGGCTCGGTCCACAGTGTGCGACAGACCTCGGTTCCCGTAGCGGAAGCCTGACCAGCTTGAATTCTGGCGCCACTGTACGACGTCTCTTTACGTTTGGAGTAAGCGTAATTACAATttcaagcaaaaaaaaattaattttatatcttaGTGTAAAATTACAAGTTTGTTGATTTAGTTTTatgaaattctttttattatctGTAGAGCtactgtaatatttatttttttaattgaaacttTGAAGCAAGAGATCCGACTCAGATGTTGTTGAATAGATTGCATGTTGATGGTACTGAACTATCTCGAGACATCATATCAGTACAAAGATAATAGaaaataatgattttgtttgatttgGGATGGTTTTGAGTATGTGTTAGTATTTTAGCTATAACTTTAATTATGGGTATCGGATTTTCGTATATAACTCTAATTCGAATAGCTCTTTTCGAGACTCATGCCGTGGTCACTTACCTACGATTAGTATGCATGGTTTCGAGTCCAAAATAAGCTGTTTTCCTTTCAAATCTccaactttaaatttttttttacctattATGATAATATTTCGTTTCTCGGTTAAGAAATGATTTTGAACTTGGTTTTGGCAAAATTTTTGTCAGATTGCTTctttaattacatatttatttttgacGTGTTTATtggaatttttctatttttagtaaaattatgatatttttgaatttaCAG
This genomic interval from Carya illinoinensis cultivar Pawnee chromosome 2, C.illinoinensisPawnee_v1, whole genome shotgun sequence contains the following:
- the LOC122301487 gene encoding high mobility group B protein 1-like isoform X2, which codes for MKVAKGKASTRKDKLEVSKPVEERKVGKRKAAVKADKSHLKWAKKTKLDKKDPNKPKRPATAFFVFLEEFRKTYKEEHPNEKAVSVVSSFLILCVGKAGGGKWKSMSAADKSPYEVKAAQKKSDYEKLMIAYNKKQESVNDDEDEQSKSALNDEDDGESGEVATL
- the LOC122301487 gene encoding high mobility group B protein 1-like isoform X3; this translates as MKVAKGKASTRKDKLEVSKPVEERKVGKRKAAVKADKSHLKWAKKTKLDKKDPNKPKRPATAFFVFLEEFRKTYKEEHPNEKAVSVVGKAGGGKWKSMSAADKSPYEVKAAQKKSDYEKLMIAYNKKQESVNDDEDEQSKSALNDEDDGESGEEEDDDEDEDDD
- the LOC122301487 gene encoding HMG1/2-like protein isoform X1 codes for the protein MKVAKGKASTRKDKLEVSKPVEERKVGKRKAAVKADKSHLKWAKKTKLDKKDPNKPKRPATAFFVFLEEFRKTYKEEHPNEKAVSVVSSFLILCVGKAGGGKWKSMSAADKSPYEVKAAQKKSDYEKLMIAYNKKQESVNDDEDEQSKSALNDEDDGESGEEEDDDEDEDDD
- the LOC122301486 gene encoding protein yippee-like, whose product is MGRLFVVNLEGKIYSCKYCGTHLALSEDIVSKSFQCRHGKAYLFKKVVNVSVGEKEERLMMTGMHTVADIFCVGCGSIVGWKYETAHEKSQKYKEGKSVLERYMVSGPDGSNYWVSHGAHSGGSDADDV